A single Hylaeus volcanicus isolate JK05 unplaced genomic scaffold, UHH_iyHylVolc1.0_haploid 12221, whole genome shotgun sequence DNA region contains:
- the LOC128883155 gene encoding uncharacterized protein LOC128883155: MTSYINQRFPYLAIILVCFFLHIRQTKVNANVSFSDPYHGLSNEEIYISKIFGEDKIYTIDGIQDLNLNLNGSENKNRDYIPRISLKNNISLLQEKILMSKEKLQSSIPRFALNGTLRNSSENSFILNNTNLVYPKSTRKLLALNPVNPNFSMKFYVPKTHENEEKSVNDTNNYVINTKNLLMLSSEDETIRLINCSLLYPYYDELNRRASLEHNGNSDKNNTKLDYLNSTFLRLRNYGSKFRALRQQINETTNSTNFLTLDTNRQNSILNMFPKHVRHQQFNSTPRFHKLFLLDNITKPNLFNSTGIRLLPSYSANITVIERKIDLPHPNISKHLSKLNEFGDERLENRKKIMSKYIQKLNTTKQALKEKMSLIKEKERQITAVKRTPFRNLNRPPFLDTTIYPKVENAVLPPLSAYFDMYNSTMEGRSEDDSDVFVGISKMDEFPESSLNPKIYFYGMEVQNAIKLIQKTSELATQCRFMGLLHYLMLTGKIYQPDENLKGEDPINCFNFCSLNHLSDVLDSSVTLSKSAEILQKKIHTLNETSIELTGESLENEKKLAALSIKEAEHSRVSLNQVLAELEAFQIILTKGKSTTYFNLVNNLKSLYFNQPLKNKEEEFTTSIEGIQKFIERLSLYWSFSDETLEKVKNIRMRCNEIINMMGLNSLEKNDKEFDTKIFDLINILENIRLKLSPLLNYASTLNSEKKDTDKVYILTFAPNDVFESLAEVSTTNPLKNTKESQDKKVEQLISKFQMESTNNINEIGFNLLKRLRQNSLISFEQLSSLKAKFAKIKDSVPDDMHQKKSLVLLPAILHHALRMQGYEAERIHSLLNKFKMSRVRSTENEPNSDGNALTVRDVLANLKSAIFQTPRKFYTTERKERYLKSLLDNKISNVKSWVMKIRQNEFKSSTGLQASETIDEKSYENNDTDNSKKETRSLQKLIPSTSKLPSKIHVLHVKKSNADDLLEKLKENTKTLSLPALQKVNTNCSRPLNQSNGFS, encoded by the exons atgACAAGCTATATAAATCAACGCTTTCCCTATTTAGCAattatattagtttgttttttcttgcaTATTAGGCAGACCAAAGTTAATGCGAACGTTTCCTTTTCAGATCCTTATCATGGTCTCTCAAACGAAGAGatatatataagtaaaatttttggagaagataaaatttatactATAGACGGAattcaagatttaaatttaaatttgaacggatcagaaaataaaaatagggATTATATTCCtcgtatttctttaaaaaataatatttctttgttacaGGAGAAAATCCTAAtgagtaaagaaaaattacagaGTTCGATACCCCGTTTCGCATTAAATGGCACTTTAAGAAATTCTTCAGAAAATTCCTTCATactaaataatacaaatttagttTATccaaaaagtacaagaaagttACTGGCTTTAAATCCAGTGAATCCAAATTTCTCTATGAAATTTTACGTTCCAAAAACTCatgaaaatgaagagaaatCTGTCAATGATACAAACAACTATGtcattaatacaaaaaacTTATTAATGTTATCTTCCGAAGATGAAACTATTCGTTTgataaattgtagtttattgtATCCATATTATGATGAACTCAATCGTAGGGCTTCTCTTGAACATAATGGAAACAGTGATAAAAACAACACAAAACTTGACTATTTGAATTCCACTTTTTTACGGTTACGTAATTATGGTTCGAAATTTAGAGCGTTACGACaacaaattaatgaaacgaCAAACTCCACCAATTTTCTGACACTTGATACAAATCGtcaaaatagtattttaaatatgtttcctAAACATGTGAGGCATCAACAGTTCAACTCAACACCTCGATTTCATAAACTTTTTTTGTTGGATAATATAACAAAAccgaatttgtttaattcaacTGGAATCCGATTACTGCCGTCCTATTCAGCAAACATTACAgtcattgaaagaaaaattgacttACCACACCCGAATATTTCAAAGCATTTatccaaattaaatgaatttg gtgATGAGCGTTTggaaaacaggaaaaaaattatgtcaaaatatatacagaaactGAATACTACAAAGCAagctttaaaagaaaagatgtcattaatcaaagaaaaagaacgtcAAATAACTGCAg TAAAGCGTACACcttttcgtaatttaaatCGACCACCCTTTCTAGATACAACAATATATCCAAAGGTTGAAAACGCTGTGCTTCCACCACTCTCTGCTTATTTCGATATGTATAATTCTACCATGGAAGGACGATCAGAAGACGACAGTGACGTTTTTGTGGGAATTTCGAAAATGGATGAGTTTCCAGAAAGTAGTCtaaatccaaaaatttatttttatgggaTGGAAGTACAGAACGctataaaattgattcaaaaGACAAGTGAATTAGCAACGCAGTGCCGGTTTATGGGACTTTTGCACTACCTTATGCTTACAGGAAAAATCTATCAACCCGATGAGAACTTAAAGGGCGAAGATCCTATAAactgtttcaatttttgctcTTTGAATCACTTAAGTGACGTCCTTGATAGTTCTGTGACGTTAAGTAAATCAgctgaaattttacaaaaaaagatacaTACCTTGAATGAAACGAGTATAGAATTAACGGGTGAATCACtggaaaacgaaaagaaattagcAGCATTATCAATAAAAGAGGCTGAACATTCACGGGTTTCATTAAACCAAGTATTAGCGGAGTTAGAAgcttttcaaattattttaactaagGGTAAATCAACAACctattttaatttagtcaataatttaaaaagtctttattttaatcaaccgttgaaaaacaaagaagaagaattcacAACAAGTATAGAGGGTATACAAAAGTTTATTGAACGTCTTTCCTTATATTGGAGTTTTTCTGACGAAACCttagaaaaagtgaaaaatattagaatgcGTTGTAACGAGATTATCAATATGATGGGTCTAAActctttagaaaaaaatgataaggAATTTGACACGAAGATTTTTgatttgattaatattttagaaaacattcGTCTAAAACTTTCTCCTTTATTGAACTACGCTTCAACTTTGAATTccgaaaaaaaagatacagacaaagtatatattttaacttttgCGCCCAATGATGTATTTGAAAGCTTAGCAGAAGTTTCCACAACaaatcctttaaaaaatacaaaagaatctCAGGATAAAAAAGTTGAACAATTGATTTCTAAATTCCAAATGGAATCCACaaacaatataaatgaaattggcTTTAATCTTTTAAAACGTCTTCGACAGAATTCTTTGATTAGTTTTGAGCAATTATCCAGTTTAAAAGCAAagtttgcaaaaattaaagacaGTGTTCCAGACGATATGCATCAAAAGAAATCTTTAGTTTTATTGCCAGCAATCCTTCATCATGCTTTACGTATGCAAGGTTATGAAGCTGAAAGGATTCATTCGTTgctgaataaatttaaaatgtctaGAGTGAGATCAACTGAAAATGAGCCAAATTCAGATGGAAACGCCCTAACAGTTCGAGACGTCTTAGCCAATTTAAAATCTGCCATTTTCCAAACTCCTCGTAAATTTTATACCACGGAAAGGAAGGAAAGATATCTTAAAAGTTTACTAG ataacaaaatttccaatGTTAAAAGTTGGGTTATGAAAATTAGACAAAACGAATTCAAGAGCTCAACAGGGCTACAAGCTTCGGAAACAATAGATGAAAAATCATATGAAAACAATGATACCgataattcaaaaaaagaaacaagaagcTTGCAAAAATTAATACCTAGCACATCCAAGTTACcttcaaaaattcatgttttacACGTGAAAAAATCAAACGCCGATGATCTGCTTgaaaaactaaaagaaaatacgaaaactTTAAGTTTACCAGCTTTACAAAAAGTTAACACGAATTGCTCCAGACCCCTCAATCAATCAAATGGATTTTCATAa
- the LOC128883516 gene encoding putative serine/threonine-protein kinase PRKY, with the protein MDFLGKINMFKKIFTNNSYNVSNTLSSLKPVNKKYTDTVSFESSLKKKPDYILIKTLGTGSFGRVFLGKDVNNPARNPVAIKRLVKHMLIRQKQVDHVISERAILSCVSHPFLVKMYTTFKDAHYLYIVLEFVPGGEFFTFLRKSRRFENSVACFYASQITLIFEYLHSKNIVYRDLKPENLLIAQDGYLKLTDFGFSKLVDSRTYTLCGTPEYIAPEILTYKGHGKPVDWWTLGILIYEMLVGHPPFIDDEPLGIYRKILDGKIIFPRYFDKHAKALVKRLLTHNLGKRYGNLLNGINDIKFHAWFANIDWDYLLNKKITPPHVPEIHELDATFYFENYPETEDVPPVVTGDEDPFNDW; encoded by the exons ATGGATTTTTtgg GAAAgattaatatgtttaaaaaaatcttcacaaataattcatacaaTGTGTCCAACACATTGTCATCTTTGAAACCcgttaacaaaaaatacacCGATACCGTCTCCTTTGAAAGTTCGTTAAAGAAAAAGCcagattatattttaataaaaactcttGGAACGG GATCTTTTGGACGAGTTTTTTTAGGAAAAGATGTCAATAACCCGGCCAGAAACCCCGTAGCAATTAAACGCCTTGTTAAACATATGCTTATACGTCAAAAACAAGTCGACCACGTTATTTCGGAACGGGCTATTTTATCATGTGTTAGCCACCCGTTTTTA GTGAAAATGTATACGACATTTAAAGATGCTCACTATCTTTATATTGTTCTTGAATTCGTTCCTGGTGGAGAATTTTTCACATTCTTAAGAAAGTCACGTCGCTTTGAAAATAGCGTTGCGTGTTTTTATGCGTCCcaaataacattaatttttgaatatttacattcaaaaaatatagtttatcg CGATTTAAAACCAGAAAATCTTTTGATAGCTCAAGatggttatttaaaattgaccGATTTTGGTTTTTCTAAATTAGTAGATTCTCGAACTTATACTTTGTGTGGAACACCAGAGTACATTGCACCAGAAATCCTTACGTATAAAG GTCATGGAAAGCCAGTCGATTGGTGGACACTGGGGATTCTTATATATGAAATGCTTGTTGGGCACCCGCCTTTTATTGATGATGAACCATTGGGTATTTACCGAAAAATTTTAgatggaaaaattatttttccacgttATTTTGATAA GCATGCTAAAGCCTTAGTTAAAAGACTTTTAACgcataatttaggaaagcgcTAcggaaatttgttaaatggaattaacgatataaaatttcatgcgTGGTTCGCAAATATTGATTGGGATTAccttttgaataaaaaaataactccTCCACATGTACCGGAGATTCAT GAGTTGGACGCaaccttttattttgaaaattatccAGAAACTGAAGATGTGCCTCCAGTCGTTACGGGTGACGAAGACCCCTTTAATGATTGGTAA